A single region of the Candidatus Poribacteria bacterium genome encodes:
- a CDS encoding Uma2 family endonuclease gives MAMSETGRHLGYVPTQESRLYPETDGQPMAASDDHRRVLMRILRVLEAFFKDIPEVYVSGDLLMYYVQGDPRKAVAPDVLVSFGIGQKARRTYLVWQEGKPPDFVMEMASESTYQKDLGEKMEIYADLGITDYFLCDIEGLYLPTPLMGFTLVDGRYQPIPQATDGGVHSAVLGLELHLQPDTLQFYDPTTGGWLQTPEQAAEARTEQAEARAEAAEAEAAHLRAELDRLRGNS, from the coding sequence ATGGCGATGTCCGAAACCGGTAGGCACCTCGGTTATGTCCCGACCCAAGAAAGCCGTCTTTATCCAGAAACGGATGGTCAACCCATGGCAGCGAGTGACGATCATAGACGTGTCCTGATGCGGATCCTCAGGGTGCTTGAAGCGTTTTTTAAGGATATCCCAGAAGTATATGTCTCTGGGGATCTGTTGATGTATTATGTGCAGGGGGACCCGCGGAAAGCCGTAGCCCCGGATGTGCTCGTCTCTTTTGGGATAGGTCAAAAGGCACGTCGGACGTATCTCGTTTGGCAGGAGGGGAAGCCACCTGATTTCGTGATGGAGATGGCGAGTGAAAGCACCTACCAAAAGGACTTAGGGGAAAAGATGGAGATTTACGCGGACTTGGGGATTACTGACTACTTTCTGTGTGATATAGAGGGTTTATACCTACCTACCCCGCTGATGGGGTTTACCTTAGTAGATGGCAGGTATCAACCGATTCCCCAGGCGACAGATGGGGGCGTTCATTCCGCAGTGCTCGGTTTAGAGTTGCACCTGCAGCCCGATACCTTACAGTTTTATGATCCTACTACAGGAGGATGGCTTCAGACACCGGAGCAAGCAGCAGAAGCCCGTACGGAGCAGGCAGAAGCCCGCGCAGAGGCGGCAGAAGCTGAAGCTGCGCACCTGCGAGCAGAACTTGACCGCCTGCGGGGCAATTCCTAA